A single genomic interval of Anopheles darlingi chromosome X, idAnoDarlMG_H_01, whole genome shotgun sequence harbors:
- the LOC125948804 gene encoding protein GPR107 isoform X1: protein MSLLPVAPASLSPAMRWFGSQRSLVVSGLVVIVLSTIAVARRHHLEVRNDYRRYILLSTFGFYAGGVLNVQVSNFRVGDGMENNLFGLSLDKTMSDAMNPYLDAHQDKCILTEPVTAQSNGPIVFFKMDLKQNVVNVSCSNDWQNIHLYKDSSGVPALRSKRQSLVSMSDAKFVYMQRRRRRSQPNDNLDQDMVSGKSAAKICSKLTLSLDVKEGEDTFKYYSFKFAIYVATKQEEGLYNLYFHSCPNYAPSTLYELNFNVDIEERNSGNYLSAGEMPLPALYFMMAVLFFLSGLFWVFILRKSKQPVFKIHYLMGVLVFLKSLSLLFHSINYHYIEVQGEHVEAWAILFYITYLLKGAVLIITIVLIGTGWTFIKHILADKDKKLFMIIIPLQVLANVAEIIMAESDEGDKEYGTWSDIFVLVDLLCCGAILFPVVWSIRHLQEAAGTDGKAAINLRKLKLFRQFYIMIVCYIYFTRIIVILLKITVAFQYAWLDEMFKEMATYVFFVLTGYKFRPVSQHPYFSVHGGDDFDDEDDHDDDAVEILTHSGLSEGIGKVTNRSQPLSVSVTTATLVDSHVDAEERENLISKRESSHEYD from the exons ATGTCCTTGCTACCAGTAGCTCCAGCTTCCCTGTCGCCCGCAATGCGTTGGTTCGGAAGTCAGCGGTCTTTGGTCGTAAGTGGCTTGGTTGTGATTGTCTTGTCTACAATAGCAGTCGCCCGGCGCCATCACCTGGAAGTTCGG AACGATTACCGGCGGTATATCCTACTTAGCACATTTGGATTCTACGCTGGTGGAGTATTAAATGTTCAGGTATCTAATTTCCGCGTTGGTGATGGTATGGAAAACAATTTG TTTGGGCTGTCGCTGGACAAAACCATGTCCGATGCAATGAACCCATACCTTGACGCACATCAAGACAAATGTATCCTTACGGAACCAGTGACTGCACAGAGCAATGGACCAATCGTATTTTTCAAGATGGACCTGAAACAAAATGT TGTTAATGTGAGTTGCTCAAATGACTGGCAAAACATACACCTTTACAAAGACAGCAGCGGAGTGCCAGCTTTACGATCAAAACGCCAATCTCTTGTATCTATGAGCGATGCAAAGTTTGTCTACAtgcagcgacggcgacggcgaagtCAACCAAACGATAATTTAGACCAAGACATGGTTTCTGGCAAGAGTGCGGCAAAAATTTGCAGTAAACTAACGCTTTCACTCGATGTTAAGGAAGGTGAAGATACGTTTAAGTATTACAGTTTTAAG TTTGCTATTTACGTGGCTACTaagcaagaagaaggactGTATAACTTATACTTCCACAGTTGCCCAAACTACGCACCCAGCACACTATATGAATTAAACTTCAACGTAGACATCGAGGAACGTAACAGTGGCAACTACTTATCGGCGGGTGAAATGCCGCTCCCGGCGCTTTATTTTATGATGGCTGTCCTATTCTTCCTGTCCGGTCTATTTTGGGTGTTTATTCTACGTAAAAGTAAACAACCTGTTTTCAAGATACACTACCTCatgggtgtgttggtgttccTGAAATCCTTATCACTGCTATTCCACTCTATTAACTATCACTACATTGAGGTACAAGGTGAACACGTAGAAGCTTGGGCAATACTCTTCTACATCACTTATTT GCTCAAGGGTGCGGTACTGATTATCACTATAGTGCTAATTGGAACTGGCTGGACTTTCATCAAGCACATACTGGCTGATAAGGACAAAAAGCTGTTCATGATCATTATACCACTGCAGGTGCTTGCTAATGTTGCTGAGATTATCATGGCCGAAAGCGATGAGGGTGACAAAGAGTACGGGACATGGAGTGATATTTTTGTCCTGGTTGATCTGTTATGCTGCGGTGCGATCCTTTTCCCAGTCGTGTGGTCCATTCGCCACCTCCAGGAGGCCGCAGGAACCGATGGCAAGGCCGCCATCAATCTTCGAAAATTAAAGCTATTCCGCCAGTTTTATATAATGATTGTTTGTTATATCTATTTCACGCGGATCATCGTTATTCTCTTGAAG ATCACAGTTGCCTTCCAATATGCTTGGCTGGACGAGATGTTCAAGGAGATGGCCACCTACGTGTTCTTTGTTCTGACGGGTTACAAATTTCGTCCCGTTTCTCAACATCCTTACTTTTCCGTGCACGGTGGCGACGATTTCGATGATGaagacgatcacgacgacgatgcagttGAAAT TCTAACACATTCCGGTTTAAGCGAAGGAATTGGCAAGGTAACAAATCGTTCGCAGCCACTTTCGGTTTCAGTAACGACCGCAACGTTAGTCGATTCTCACGTTGATGCCGAGGAACGCGAAAATTTGATAAGCAAAAGAGAATCATCACACGAGTACGATTAA
- the LOC125948804 gene encoding protein GPR107 isoform X2, whose amino-acid sequence MRWFGSQRSLVVSGLVVIVLSTIAVARRHHLEVRNDYRRYILLSTFGFYAGGVLNVQVSNFRVGDGMENNLFGLSLDKTMSDAMNPYLDAHQDKCILTEPVTAQSNGPIVFFKMDLKQNVVNVSCSNDWQNIHLYKDSSGVPALRSKRQSLVSMSDAKFVYMQRRRRRSQPNDNLDQDMVSGKSAAKICSKLTLSLDVKEGEDTFKYYSFKFAIYVATKQEEGLYNLYFHSCPNYAPSTLYELNFNVDIEERNSGNYLSAGEMPLPALYFMMAVLFFLSGLFWVFILRKSKQPVFKIHYLMGVLVFLKSLSLLFHSINYHYIEVQGEHVEAWAILFYITYLLKGAVLIITIVLIGTGWTFIKHILADKDKKLFMIIIPLQVLANVAEIIMAESDEGDKEYGTWSDIFVLVDLLCCGAILFPVVWSIRHLQEAAGTDGKAAINLRKLKLFRQFYIMIVCYIYFTRIIVILLKITVAFQYAWLDEMFKEMATYVFFVLTGYKFRPVSQHPYFSVHGGDDFDDEDDHDDDAVEILTHSGLSEGIGKVTNRSQPLSVSVTTATLVDSHVDAEERENLISKRESSHEYD is encoded by the exons ATGCGTTGGTTCGGAAGTCAGCGGTCTTTGGTCGTAAGTGGCTTGGTTGTGATTGTCTTGTCTACAATAGCAGTCGCCCGGCGCCATCACCTGGAAGTTCGG AACGATTACCGGCGGTATATCCTACTTAGCACATTTGGATTCTACGCTGGTGGAGTATTAAATGTTCAGGTATCTAATTTCCGCGTTGGTGATGGTATGGAAAACAATTTG TTTGGGCTGTCGCTGGACAAAACCATGTCCGATGCAATGAACCCATACCTTGACGCACATCAAGACAAATGTATCCTTACGGAACCAGTGACTGCACAGAGCAATGGACCAATCGTATTTTTCAAGATGGACCTGAAACAAAATGT TGTTAATGTGAGTTGCTCAAATGACTGGCAAAACATACACCTTTACAAAGACAGCAGCGGAGTGCCAGCTTTACGATCAAAACGCCAATCTCTTGTATCTATGAGCGATGCAAAGTTTGTCTACAtgcagcgacggcgacggcgaagtCAACCAAACGATAATTTAGACCAAGACATGGTTTCTGGCAAGAGTGCGGCAAAAATTTGCAGTAAACTAACGCTTTCACTCGATGTTAAGGAAGGTGAAGATACGTTTAAGTATTACAGTTTTAAG TTTGCTATTTACGTGGCTACTaagcaagaagaaggactGTATAACTTATACTTCCACAGTTGCCCAAACTACGCACCCAGCACACTATATGAATTAAACTTCAACGTAGACATCGAGGAACGTAACAGTGGCAACTACTTATCGGCGGGTGAAATGCCGCTCCCGGCGCTTTATTTTATGATGGCTGTCCTATTCTTCCTGTCCGGTCTATTTTGGGTGTTTATTCTACGTAAAAGTAAACAACCTGTTTTCAAGATACACTACCTCatgggtgtgttggtgttccTGAAATCCTTATCACTGCTATTCCACTCTATTAACTATCACTACATTGAGGTACAAGGTGAACACGTAGAAGCTTGGGCAATACTCTTCTACATCACTTATTT GCTCAAGGGTGCGGTACTGATTATCACTATAGTGCTAATTGGAACTGGCTGGACTTTCATCAAGCACATACTGGCTGATAAGGACAAAAAGCTGTTCATGATCATTATACCACTGCAGGTGCTTGCTAATGTTGCTGAGATTATCATGGCCGAAAGCGATGAGGGTGACAAAGAGTACGGGACATGGAGTGATATTTTTGTCCTGGTTGATCTGTTATGCTGCGGTGCGATCCTTTTCCCAGTCGTGTGGTCCATTCGCCACCTCCAGGAGGCCGCAGGAACCGATGGCAAGGCCGCCATCAATCTTCGAAAATTAAAGCTATTCCGCCAGTTTTATATAATGATTGTTTGTTATATCTATTTCACGCGGATCATCGTTATTCTCTTGAAG ATCACAGTTGCCTTCCAATATGCTTGGCTGGACGAGATGTTCAAGGAGATGGCCACCTACGTGTTCTTTGTTCTGACGGGTTACAAATTTCGTCCCGTTTCTCAACATCCTTACTTTTCCGTGCACGGTGGCGACGATTTCGATGATGaagacgatcacgacgacgatgcagttGAAAT TCTAACACATTCCGGTTTAAGCGAAGGAATTGGCAAGGTAACAAATCGTTCGCAGCCACTTTCGGTTTCAGTAACGACCGCAACGTTAGTCGATTCTCACGTTGATGCCGAGGAACGCGAAAATTTGATAAGCAAAAGAGAATCATCACACGAGTACGATTAA